One genomic window of Corynebacterium diphtheriae includes the following:
- a CDS encoding sigma-70 family RNA polymerase sigma factor — protein MRELERLVPAAAAGDKTALQRIISIVYPQVLRYARTRLSGGRHPTPEDVAQEICLAVATSIAKFVDQGKPFMAFVYGIASNKVADAHRLYSRDLSNPTDEVPETEIDNDTPESFALLAAGSNRVQQLLDLLGDKPREILTLRVFVGLSAEETAEIVGSTPGAVRVAQHRALATLRKAIEQETGE, from the coding sequence GTGAGGGAGCTAGAACGACTAGTTCCTGCTGCTGCAGCGGGCGATAAGACCGCCCTTCAGCGCATCATCTCTATCGTGTATCCGCAGGTGCTTCGCTATGCGCGCACTCGCCTGAGTGGTGGACGGCATCCCACCCCAGAAGATGTAGCTCAAGAAATTTGTCTTGCCGTAGCTACTTCTATTGCCAAATTTGTGGATCAGGGAAAGCCCTTCATGGCGTTCGTGTATGGCATTGCCTCCAACAAAGTGGCTGACGCACACCGCCTGTATTCTCGTGATCTTTCTAACCCCACAGACGAGGTGCCGGAAACAGAGATCGATAACGACACTCCGGAGTCATTTGCCCTGCTAGCGGCGGGAAGTAACAGAGTGCAGCAACTTCTCGATCTACTAGGTGACAAGCCACGCGAAATCCTCACCCTGAGGGTCTTTGTGGGGTTATCGGCTGAGGAAACAGCCGAGATTGTAGGAAGTACGCCGGGCGCGGTGCGTGTCGCGCAACACCGTGCGCTGGCAACGTTGCGTAAGGCAATAGAGCAGGAGACTGGGGAATGA
- a CDS encoding GuaB3 family IMP dehydrogenase-related protein: protein MRDYVEIGMGREARRTYHLDSVAIVPSRRTRSSKDVDTTWHIDAYTFDIPFMSHPTDALATPDFVIEMDRQGGLGVINAEGLWGRHADLDAAIQEVITAYGDDELDLGSCNRATKKLQELHAAALDTDLLVERIAQVRSSGATVAVRVSPQHCHELAPILIKAGAELLIVQGTIISAEHVETNGEPLNLKEFIGSIDVPVIAGGVNDYTTALHLMRAGAVGIIAGGGQNTNDCALGIDDSLATIIADVAAARRDYLDETGGRYVHVIADGQIFTSGDAVKAIACGADAVILGEPLARAAEAGGKGLYWPSAAAHPRFPRGVVGTAGVMPKTEQVSLEVLLHGPSTNVFGEENFVGGLKRAMAKCGYTDLKSFQKVDLTVQF, encoded by the coding sequence ATGCGTGATTACGTCGAAATCGGAATGGGTCGCGAGGCCCGCCGTACCTACCACCTCGACAGCGTTGCTATCGTGCCATCACGACGCACCCGCTCGTCCAAGGACGTAGACACCACCTGGCACATCGATGCCTACACCTTCGACATCCCGTTCATGTCACACCCCACCGATGCTCTGGCAACACCAGACTTCGTGATCGAGATGGACAGGCAGGGTGGACTCGGCGTGATCAACGCGGAAGGCCTCTGGGGTCGCCACGCTGACCTCGACGCAGCAATCCAAGAAGTCATCACCGCCTACGGCGACGACGAACTCGACCTCGGATCATGCAACCGTGCCACCAAAAAGCTCCAAGAACTCCATGCTGCTGCACTCGACACCGACCTTCTCGTCGAGCGCATCGCACAAGTTCGCTCATCGGGCGCAACCGTTGCAGTACGTGTATCGCCACAGCATTGCCACGAACTTGCTCCCATCCTGATCAAAGCAGGTGCTGAGCTCCTCATCGTGCAGGGCACCATCATCTCCGCTGAGCACGTGGAAACAAACGGTGAACCACTCAACCTCAAGGAATTCATCGGCTCCATTGATGTTCCAGTCATCGCCGGTGGTGTTAACGACTACACCACGGCACTGCATCTCATGCGCGCCGGTGCCGTAGGCATCATTGCCGGCGGTGGGCAAAATACTAACGATTGTGCGCTAGGAATCGACGATTCTCTCGCAACAATCATCGCCGACGTTGCTGCCGCGCGCCGGGATTACTTGGATGAAACCGGTGGACGCTACGTGCACGTGATCGCAGACGGTCAAATCTTCACCTCCGGTGACGCTGTCAAGGCGATTGCATGTGGTGCCGACGCTGTGATCTTGGGTGAGCCACTAGCTCGTGCTGCCGAAGCTGGCGGCAAGGGACTGTACTGGCCATCTGCCGCGGCACACCCTCGATTCCCTCGTGGCGTGGTCGGCACCGCTGGTGTCATGCCGAAAACTGAGCAAGTGAGCTTGGAAGTGTTGCTGCACGGCCCATCTACGAATGTGTTCGGCGAAGAGAATTTCGTCGGCGGCCTCAAACGTGCGATGGCTAAGTGCGGCTACACGGACTTGAAGAGCTTCCAAAAAGTGGATCTGACAGTTCAGTTCTAA
- the tsaD gene encoding tRNA (adenosine(37)-N6)-threonylcarbamoyltransferase complex transferase subunit TsaD — translation MIVLGIESSCDETGVGIIDLADDGTMTIVGDAVASSMEQHARFGGVVPEIASRAHLESMIPVMKEALAQAGVERPDAVAATVGPGLAGALLVGASAAKAYAAAWGVPFYGVNHLGGHVAVANLEGEELPHSIALLVSGGHTQILEVQAVGKPMRELGSTLDDAAGEAYDKVARLLGLGYPGGPVVDKLAARGNRKAIRFPRGLSRADDLRGEHRYDFSFSGVKTSVARYVESAEREGRVISVEDVCASFQEAVVDVLTSKAIMACKDTGASVLLLGGGVAANSRLRELAAARCQSASIELRVPSFKLCTDNGVMIAAVASQLIHEGAQPSGLSVGTDTSLEVEIPLVHSL, via the coding sequence ATGATTGTTCTTGGTATTGAGTCGTCGTGTGATGAGACGGGTGTGGGGATTATTGATTTGGCCGATGATGGCACGATGACGATTGTGGGGGATGCGGTGGCGTCGTCGATGGAGCAGCATGCGCGTTTTGGTGGTGTGGTTCCGGAGATTGCGTCGCGTGCTCATTTGGAGTCGATGATTCCGGTGATGAAGGAGGCATTGGCACAGGCGGGGGTGGAGCGTCCGGATGCGGTGGCTGCGACGGTGGGCCCTGGGTTGGCTGGTGCGTTGTTGGTGGGGGCGTCGGCTGCTAAGGCGTATGCGGCTGCGTGGGGTGTTCCGTTTTATGGTGTGAATCATTTGGGTGGCCATGTGGCGGTGGCGAATTTGGAGGGGGAGGAGTTGCCGCATTCGATTGCGTTGTTGGTGTCGGGTGGGCATACGCAGATTCTTGAGGTTCAGGCGGTGGGCAAGCCGATGCGGGAGTTGGGTTCGACGCTTGACGACGCCGCCGGCGAGGCTTATGACAAGGTGGCACGGCTGCTTGGGTTGGGCTACCCAGGCGGGCCGGTTGTGGATAAGCTTGCTGCTCGCGGTAATCGTAAGGCGATTCGTTTCCCGCGTGGCCTTTCGCGTGCCGACGATCTGCGTGGTGAGCATCGCTATGATTTCTCGTTTTCGGGTGTGAAAACGTCGGTGGCTCGCTACGTGGAGTCGGCGGAGCGCGAGGGCCGTGTGATTTCTGTGGAGGATGTGTGTGCGTCGTTCCAGGAGGCTGTGGTGGATGTGTTGACGTCGAAGGCCATCATGGCGTGTAAAGATACGGGTGCTTCGGTGCTGTTGCTTGGTGGCGGTGTGGCGGCGAATTCGCGATTGCGGGAGTTGGCGGCGGCGCGATGCCAAAGTGCGAGCATTGAGTTGCGGGTGCCGAGCTTTAAGTTATGCACGGATAATGGCGTGATGATTGCTGCGGTGGCGTCTCAGTTGATTCATGAGGGTGCGCAGCCTTCGGGCTTGTCGGTGGGAACGGATACTTCTTTGGAAGTGGAAATCCCGTTGGTGCATTCGCTGTAG
- the rimI gene encoding ribosomal protein S18-alanine N-acetyltransferase → MAVELRLLRREDAARCAELEQLLFSEENPWSEADFVAEMAQPHTFYVGVDVDGEVVAYGGLAMLGPADDPEFEVHTVGADPRWQRRGFGRLVMDNFVHVADTAGGPIFLEVRTTNVPAIALYESLGFEHQGVRKNYYQPSGADAFVMVRPAGCGVELSEGEDA, encoded by the coding sequence GTGGCTGTGGAGTTGCGGTTGTTGCGTCGTGAGGATGCGGCGCGGTGTGCGGAGCTGGAGCAGTTGTTATTTTCAGAGGAGAATCCGTGGTCTGAGGCGGATTTTGTTGCGGAGATGGCGCAGCCTCATACGTTTTATGTGGGTGTGGACGTTGATGGTGAGGTTGTGGCGTATGGCGGGCTTGCGATGTTGGGTCCTGCGGATGATCCGGAGTTTGAGGTTCATACGGTTGGTGCGGATCCGCGGTGGCAGCGTCGTGGGTTCGGCCGGTTGGTGATGGATAATTTTGTCCATGTTGCAGATACTGCTGGTGGCCCGATTTTTTTGGAGGTTCGTACGACGAATGTGCCGGCGATTGCGTTGTATGAGTCGTTGGGGTTTGAGCACCAGGGTGTGCGGAAGAATTATTATCAGCCGTCGGGTGCGGATGCTTTTGTGATGGTTCGTCCTGCTGGTTGTGGGGTTGAGTTGAGTGAAGGTGAGGATGCGTAA
- the tsaB gene encoding tRNA (adenosine(37)-N6)-threonylcarbamoyltransferase complex dimerization subunit type 1 TsaB → MLVLAIDTSTPDLIVGLVRKESTILSVLAQRIYEDSRQHNELLTPTVVELLAESGHEFLDIEAIVVGCGPGPFTGLRVGMVTAAAMGHALDVPVYGVSTHDAIATQLTGSVLVATDARRKEVYWTAYRDGERVAGPDVISPKELSILSGTSVISVPKKLEASLPEAAVRIKTVDLRPLPECLVAVADFGVEPGPLEPLYLRRPDAKEPAAKPKSPAIPDVEL, encoded by the coding sequence GTGCTTGTTCTTGCTATAGATACCTCCACCCCAGACCTTATTGTCGGTTTAGTACGGAAAGAATCGACGATTCTTTCCGTACTAGCCCAAAGAATTTATGAAGATTCCCGCCAACACAATGAGTTGCTTACACCGACTGTTGTGGAACTGTTGGCGGAATCGGGACACGAGTTCTTGGATATCGAAGCCATTGTTGTTGGCTGCGGTCCGGGGCCGTTTACTGGTCTGCGTGTGGGAATGGTGACCGCTGCTGCGATGGGTCATGCGCTTGACGTTCCGGTGTATGGCGTGTCCACGCATGATGCGATTGCTACGCAGTTGACGGGTTCGGTGCTGGTGGCCACGGATGCGCGTCGCAAAGAAGTGTATTGGACTGCTTACCGCGATGGGGAGCGTGTGGCCGGCCCAGATGTGATTTCTCCGAAGGAATTGTCGATTCTTTCCGGAACATCGGTGATTTCGGTGCCGAAGAAGCTGGAGGCGTCGTTGCCGGAGGCGGCTGTGAGGATTAAGACGGTGGATTTGCGGCCGTTGCCGGAGTGTTTGGTTGCGGTGGCGGATTTTGGTGTGGAGCCTGGTCCGTTGGAGCCGTTGTATTTGAGGCGTCCGGATGCGAAGGAGCCTGCGGCGAAGCCTAAGTCGCCTGCGATTCCGGATGTGGAGTTGTAA
- the guaB gene encoding IMP dehydrogenase produces the protein MTQQRVSTGGDDPNKVALVGLTFDDVLLLPDASEVIPSEVSTCTQLTRNISLNIPVVSAAMDTVTESRMAIAMAREGGMGILHRNLSIEEQAAHVETVKRSESGMVTDPVTCSPDMSIAEVDALCARFRISGIPVVDSEGKLLGICTNRDMRFEQNFDRKVSEVMTPMPLVVAEEGVTKEQALSLLSTNKVEKLPIVDKQGKLVGLITVKDFVKTEQYPNASKDATGRLLVGAGIGVGEESWTRAGSLVDAGVDVLVVDSAHAHSKGVLDMVSRVKKEWGDRIDVIGGNLATRSAAKAMIEAGADAIKVGIGPGSICTTRVVAGVGAPQITAIMEASVPAHAAGVPIIADGGMQFSGDIAKALAAGASTVMLGSMLAGTAEAPGDIVVVGGKQYKRYRGMGSMGAMQGRGLSGEKRSYSKDRYFQADVRSEDKLVPEGIEGRVPFRGSIDAITHQLVGGLRAAMGYTGSATINDLWNARFVQITSAGLKESHPHHIQQTVEAPNYH, from the coding sequence ATGACGCAGCAGCGCGTTTCCACTGGTGGCGACGACCCCAACAAGGTAGCCCTCGTGGGATTGACTTTCGATGACGTACTTCTACTTCCGGACGCTTCTGAGGTAATCCCAAGCGAGGTGTCCACCTGCACTCAGCTGACCCGAAATATCTCCTTGAACATCCCAGTTGTTTCCGCAGCTATGGACACCGTGACTGAATCCCGCATGGCTATCGCTATGGCGCGCGAAGGTGGCATGGGTATCTTGCACCGTAACCTCTCCATTGAGGAGCAGGCTGCTCACGTTGAGACGGTCAAGCGCTCTGAGTCTGGAATGGTCACTGACCCAGTAACCTGTAGCCCAGACATGAGCATCGCCGAAGTAGATGCGCTGTGCGCACGCTTTCGCATTTCTGGTATTCCGGTTGTGGATTCTGAAGGAAAACTTCTCGGTATTTGTACCAACCGCGACATGCGCTTTGAGCAGAACTTCGACCGCAAGGTTTCTGAAGTTATGACTCCTATGCCCTTGGTCGTCGCTGAGGAAGGCGTGACCAAGGAACAAGCACTCAGCCTTCTGAGTACCAACAAGGTTGAGAAGCTGCCTATCGTCGATAAGCAAGGCAAACTCGTCGGTCTGATCACGGTGAAAGACTTCGTCAAGACCGAGCAGTACCCGAACGCCTCCAAGGACGCTACTGGCCGCCTCCTGGTTGGCGCAGGCATTGGTGTCGGCGAAGAATCGTGGACTCGTGCCGGATCGCTTGTCGACGCCGGTGTGGACGTCCTCGTCGTCGATTCCGCGCACGCACACTCCAAGGGCGTGCTGGACATGGTTTCGCGCGTCAAGAAAGAATGGGGCGATCGTATCGACGTAATCGGTGGTAACCTCGCAACCCGTTCTGCAGCCAAGGCCATGATCGAAGCCGGCGCTGACGCCATCAAGGTTGGCATTGGACCAGGCTCCATCTGCACCACCCGCGTCGTAGCAGGCGTTGGTGCACCACAGATCACCGCCATCATGGAGGCCTCCGTTCCCGCACACGCAGCAGGTGTACCGATCATCGCTGACGGTGGTATGCAGTTCTCCGGCGATATCGCCAAGGCCCTCGCCGCCGGTGCATCCACCGTCATGCTCGGCTCCATGCTGGCTGGTACCGCAGAGGCCCCAGGCGACATCGTGGTTGTCGGTGGCAAGCAGTACAAGCGCTACCGTGGCATGGGATCCATGGGTGCTATGCAAGGCCGCGGCCTATCTGGTGAGAAGCGTTCCTATTCCAAGGATCGCTATTTCCAAGCAGACGTAAGGAGCGAAGACAAGCTGGTTCCGGAAGGAATCGAAGGCCGCGTACCATTCCGTGGCTCCATCGATGCCATCACCCATCAACTCGTCGGCGGCCTGCGCGCTGCCATGGGATACACCGGTTCGGCTACGATTAATGACTTGTGGAACGCACGCTTCGTTCAAATCACCTCTGCTGGTTTGAAGGAATCACATCCTCACCACATTCAGCAGACCGTCGAAGCACCTAACTACCACTAA
- a CDS encoding FecCD family ABC transporter permease: MKSRAVLASLFACGIVVVAIVWWRISGVSAPADAPQLFPELLSLARDRLLAALIVGACLGVGGVLLRTATSNPLADPHITGVNAGAAFGAVASSFITGSATGAYLLPGALIGGALAAGFTISLSVRGAGPELSGAHAVQKMVLLGIAVSAVFSALTAIFLVLDEAQLTTILAWLNGRLAGVRMGDLWPALCAFVMLFPVLVAGGRAFDSLGTGDAVSRAIGAHPARVRTLAIVASVVLTATCVAAAGPIGFLGLLAAVVAQRIAGRAHRRSLVVAAAVGATTLLVADTVGQTLWAPAETPVGILTGIAGVPLLLWGIRSLGSGTKRQGK; encoded by the coding sequence ATGAAATCCCGTGCTGTATTGGCGAGCCTGTTTGCCTGCGGGATAGTTGTTGTGGCTATCGTATGGTGGCGCATATCTGGGGTATCGGCACCAGCCGATGCCCCTCAGCTATTCCCAGAATTGCTCAGTCTTGCCCGCGATCGTCTTCTCGCCGCCCTTATCGTTGGAGCATGCCTAGGTGTTGGCGGCGTCCTGCTGCGTACCGCCACCTCTAATCCATTAGCGGATCCCCACATCACTGGAGTCAACGCCGGAGCCGCGTTTGGTGCAGTAGCTTCGAGCTTTATCACCGGTTCTGCTACCGGTGCCTATCTATTGCCTGGGGCGCTCATCGGTGGGGCCTTGGCCGCAGGTTTTACCATCTCGTTGAGCGTGCGTGGTGCCGGACCTGAACTCAGTGGCGCCCATGCAGTGCAAAAAATGGTGCTGCTGGGTATTGCTGTCTCGGCAGTATTTAGTGCCTTGACCGCCATCTTTTTGGTTCTCGATGAAGCACAATTGACTACCATTTTGGCGTGGCTTAATGGTCGCCTCGCCGGTGTGCGTATGGGCGATCTGTGGCCAGCGTTGTGTGCTTTCGTGATGCTGTTTCCGGTACTTGTTGCTGGGGGAAGAGCTTTCGATTCTCTTGGGACAGGAGACGCCGTCAGTCGCGCGATTGGTGCGCATCCGGCGCGGGTACGGACCTTGGCGATCGTTGCCTCAGTGGTGCTAACCGCGACATGTGTAGCTGCTGCTGGCCCTATTGGTTTTTTGGGTTTGCTGGCTGCGGTAGTGGCACAACGTATCGCGGGGCGAGCGCATCGACGTAGCCTCGTGGTCGCTGCAGCCGTTGGCGCCACCACACTGCTAGTCGCCGATACTGTCGGGCAAACATTGTGGGCTCCTGCGGAAACGCCCGTGGGAATCTTGACAGGTATTGCAGGCGTGCCGCTATTGCTGTGGGGGATTCGTTCGCTGGGGTCGGGAACGAAGAGGCAGGGTAAGTAA
- a CDS encoding iron-siderophore ABC transporter substrate-binding protein has product MHVNPLISVARSKASALFAALALVLVVTLTLAGCSSDKSGETTAEAKKDPSSIRVVALDWRYEEILHALGITPVGIVEIGKSKEPQTLKGKLEGVTSVGQAKQPNLEVIQSLEPDLILASPTRQAAIMDQLKEIAPTHAYGDTSYTEVLDAMDDIATKVGAEDKAKEVRTRIESKVAQAKNKVEPGTRTALIGWSKNTLYTWVKDSFAGSLLTAAGYDYGYDGEKSAIESKTDVAELTGDKLPEMKLDVMYLYNDIEGFRSSPYADVVSNIVDVEQDTWSRSRGPLAAEVMLDQIINS; this is encoded by the coding sequence ATGCATGTAAATCCATTAATCTCTGTTGCGCGTTCTAAAGCCTCGGCTTTGTTCGCAGCACTCGCGCTGGTTCTCGTCGTCACGCTAACCCTTGCTGGATGTTCCTCTGACAAGTCAGGGGAGACGACCGCAGAGGCGAAAAAAGACCCATCGAGTATCCGCGTCGTGGCCTTGGACTGGCGCTATGAGGAAATCCTTCATGCATTGGGTATCACCCCAGTAGGCATTGTGGAGATCGGCAAGTCCAAGGAGCCTCAGACACTAAAAGGCAAGCTCGAGGGTGTGACGTCGGTAGGCCAAGCAAAGCAGCCAAACTTGGAAGTCATCCAGTCGCTAGAACCTGACCTAATTCTGGCAAGCCCTACTCGCCAAGCAGCGATCATGGATCAGCTCAAAGAGATCGCTCCCACCCACGCCTACGGTGATACCTCCTACACCGAAGTTCTAGACGCCATGGATGACATTGCCACCAAGGTAGGTGCGGAAGACAAAGCTAAGGAAGTTCGTACCCGTATCGAGTCCAAGGTTGCCCAAGCGAAAAACAAAGTAGAGCCAGGTACCCGCACTGCGCTGATTGGTTGGTCCAAGAACACCCTCTACACTTGGGTGAAAGATTCCTTTGCCGGATCTTTGCTCACCGCTGCTGGTTATGACTACGGCTACGACGGCGAGAAGTCTGCCATTGAATCGAAGACCGACGTTGCAGAGCTCACCGGCGACAAACTGCCAGAGATGAAGCTTGACGTGATGTACCTCTACAACGACATCGAGGGATTCCGTTCTAGCCCTTATGCAGATGTTGTGTCTAACATCGTCGACGTTGAGCAAGATACGTGGTCACGTTCGCGTGGCCCGCTGGCTGCAGAAGTCATGCTCGATCAGATCATCAACTCTTAA
- a CDS encoding DUF5319 domain-containing protein — MNFDWQMPRDPFADDPNDPASFIEDDEQAPPLTEAERQHIREDLELVKRFKEALEPRGINGIFFLCEDCGEDHYYDWDIMAANMRATLAGELAPVHEPSVNPNPHAYVPWDYCLGYLDGLEAPRMRFF; from the coding sequence GTGAACTTTGATTGGCAAATGCCCCGCGATCCTTTCGCCGACGATCCCAATGATCCGGCGTCGTTTATCGAAGACGACGAACAAGCCCCTCCCCTTACCGAGGCTGAACGTCAACACATCAGAGAAGACCTTGAGCTGGTCAAGCGCTTTAAAGAGGCCTTAGAGCCCCGTGGAATTAATGGAATCTTTTTCCTCTGCGAGGACTGCGGCGAGGATCATTACTACGACTGGGACATCATGGCTGCCAATATGCGAGCCACCCTCGCCGGTGAGCTCGCCCCCGTACATGAGCCTAGTGTGAATCCCAACCCACATGCTTATGTTCCTTGGGATTACTGCTTGGGATACCTCGATGGTTTAGAAGCCCCGCGCATGCGCTTTTTCTAA
- the groES gene encoding co-chaperone GroES: MANVNIKPLEDRVLVQISEAETTTASGLVIPDSAKEKPQEGVVVAAGPGRFDGDDRVPMDIKEGDTVVFSKYGGTELKYNGEEYLLLNARDVLAIIEK, translated from the coding sequence GTGGCTAACGTCAATATCAAGCCTTTGGAGGACCGCGTCCTCGTTCAGATCAGCGAAGCTGAGACCACCACCGCTTCTGGTTTGGTGATTCCAGATTCTGCTAAGGAGAAGCCACAGGAAGGCGTCGTCGTCGCTGCAGGCCCAGGCCGCTTCGATGGTGATGACCGCGTTCCTATGGACATCAAGGAGGGCGACACCGTTGTGTTCTCCAAGTACGGCGGAACCGAGTTGAAGTACAACGGCGAAGAGTACTTGCTGCTCAACGCTCGCGACGTTCTCGCCATCATCGAGAAGTAA
- the groL gene encoding chaperonin GroEL (60 kDa chaperone family; promotes refolding of misfolded polypeptides especially under stressful conditions; forms two stacked rings of heptamers to form a barrel-shaped 14mer; ends can be capped by GroES; misfolded proteins enter the barrel where they are refolded when GroES binds) — MAKLIAFNQEAREGILKGVDALANAVKVTLGPRGRNVVLQKAFGSPTVTNDGVTIAREIDLSDPFENLGAQLVKSVAVKTNDIAGDGTTTATLLAQAVVTEGLRNVAAGANPIELNRGIAAGSEFVVGKLRERATDVSSAADIANVATVSSRDPEVGDMVAAAMEKVGKDGVVTVEESQSIESYLDVTEGVSFDKGFLSPYFITDTDTQHAVLEQPAILLVRNKISSLPDFLPVLEKALEASKPILIIAEDVEGEPLQTLVVNSIRKTLRAVAVKAPYFGERRKAFMDDLAVVTGATVIDPEVGVNLNEAGAEVFGTARRVTVTKDETIIVDGAGTAEAVENRRAQIRREIENTDSAWDREKAEERLAKLSGGVAVIKVGAATETEVSERKLRVEDAINAARAAAQEGVIAGGGSALVQISKELREYAQEFEGDAKIGVIALANALAKPTYWIADNAGLDGAVVVSKVSELPNGEGFNAATLEYSNLIEQGIIDPVKVTHSAVVNATSVARMVLTTEASVVEKPAAPAPEAGHHHHHHH, encoded by the coding sequence ATGGCAAAGCTGATTGCATTTAATCAAGAAGCACGCGAAGGCATCCTCAAGGGTGTCGACGCACTGGCCAACGCAGTCAAGGTGACCTTGGGGCCTCGTGGCCGCAACGTTGTGTTGCAAAAAGCCTTTGGTAGCCCAACCGTGACTAACGACGGTGTGACCATTGCGCGCGAGATCGATCTCAGCGATCCTTTTGAAAACCTTGGCGCACAGCTGGTGAAGTCCGTTGCAGTCAAGACCAACGACATCGCTGGCGACGGCACCACCACCGCAACCCTGCTCGCTCAGGCTGTTGTGACCGAGGGTCTGCGCAACGTTGCTGCAGGTGCTAACCCTATCGAGCTCAACCGCGGTATCGCTGCTGGTTCCGAGTTCGTAGTAGGAAAGCTGCGCGAGCGTGCAACCGATGTTTCTTCGGCTGCAGACATCGCTAACGTTGCTACCGTTTCTTCGCGTGACCCAGAGGTCGGCGACATGGTGGCAGCAGCGATGGAAAAAGTGGGCAAAGACGGTGTGGTCACTGTGGAGGAGTCGCAATCCATCGAGTCATACCTCGATGTCACCGAGGGTGTGTCCTTCGATAAAGGCTTCCTGTCCCCATACTTCATCACCGACACTGACACCCAGCACGCAGTGCTCGAACAGCCAGCTATCCTGCTGGTCCGCAACAAGATTTCCTCTCTGCCAGACTTCCTTCCAGTGTTGGAAAAGGCTCTTGAGGCAAGCAAGCCAATCTTGATCATTGCGGAAGATGTCGAAGGTGAGCCACTGCAGACACTCGTCGTCAACTCGATCCGTAAGACCCTGCGTGCGGTTGCTGTGAAGGCTCCGTACTTTGGTGAGCGTCGTAAAGCGTTCATGGACGACCTCGCTGTGGTAACCGGTGCTACCGTCATCGACCCAGAGGTCGGCGTAAACCTCAACGAAGCAGGCGCTGAGGTATTTGGTACCGCTCGCCGCGTGACCGTCACCAAGGATGAGACGATCATCGTCGATGGTGCTGGTACCGCCGAGGCTGTAGAAAACCGTCGTGCACAAATCCGCCGTGAGATCGAAAACACCGATTCCGCATGGGATCGCGAAAAAGCTGAGGAGCGCCTAGCTAAGCTCTCCGGCGGTGTTGCCGTGATCAAGGTGGGCGCTGCAACGGAGACTGAGGTTTCCGAGCGTAAGCTGCGCGTCGAAGACGCCATCAACGCTGCTCGTGCCGCCGCACAAGAAGGCGTTATCGCTGGTGGCGGTTCTGCGCTGGTGCAGATCTCCAAGGAGCTGCGCGAGTACGCCCAGGAATTTGAGGGTGATGCAAAGATCGGCGTCATCGCATTGGCTAACGCTTTGGCAAAGCCTACGTACTGGATCGCAGACAACGCAGGTCTCGACGGCGCTGTCGTCGTGTCAAAGGTATCCGAGCTTCCTAACGGTGAAGGCTTTAACGCTGCCACCTTGGAGTACAGCAACCTGATCGAGCAGGGCATTATTGATCCTGTGAAGGTCACTCACTCGGCAGTGGTGAACGCCACCTCCGTGGCACGCATGGTTCTTACCACCGAAGCATCGGTAGTAGAAAAGCCAGCTGCACCAGCTCCTGAGGCTGGTCACCACCACCATCACCACCACTAA